The Oncorhynchus masou masou isolate Uvic2021 chromosome 14, UVic_Omas_1.1, whole genome shotgun sequence region TAATTTGGCTGATCTCTTGAGCTGTGCCAGACATGATTAACACAACACAGCTATGTTACCAAAATGTTGTTTCAGTTATATGTCTGAAACAGGACTGTAAAACACAAAATAAAGATGACTAGACTAaacatttatttcagttttttatctTCCAGAAATATGTCATTATCTCCACAATGTCCATTGATACTGACCCTAATGACTTCAATGGAGAATGATTTTCAAATGGGTCTGATTTTCAATACAGCTTGATTACAGTCATTTATATCATGTAATTCTGGCAGGTTCTATATAACCTCTCACCTGTATCAATCGTTCATTTTATTACATatactttttttgtttttttatcaatCAGATTAAAAAAAGTGAATCCTGTCAAAGACACTAAGTTAACTTAACTTCCCAGCCAGCCTGATCTTCCTGGCACATATTCACACTTCTAGACATGAGGCAGCAACATGCCTGAGATTGACTGCCTACTCAGTGAGACCTGCCATTTCACTGAAACAACCTCTGTGGCCTGGGTAGGATTGAGCTGGATAGAGCAGCAATCTCATTTTACAGATTCATCCCTAGAGTTGACCCCAATGTCCAAAAAGACAATGAGGATATTAGGAACCTTTGTGACTGGCTGGGATATTGAATGCAAAACACATGGCTATGTGCTGATTGAACCACTCTTGTCACGCACATCCAATAGCACCTGTACTTCAGCCTGGAATTGGTCCATCTATCATTAGAGGGATGATATAACCAACACATGTGTAGCATGTTATTTTGTTCTTTCTTGTAGTGTATATCCAGCCTGTATTTTaatgtatgtattgtatgtgtgTATTAACATAGACCTTAGCCTATGCCTGCTATGTGACGCATACCATAAAACACAAGGAAGATGTAGGCCTACATGCTACATGCAGATCTGCCACCAGAGGTGTCATGCCCATAAGGGGCACAGGGGCACGTTCCCCCTCAGATGTGTCGTGGGgaaggaaaaaaacaacaacaatacatgtttttgtttaatttgttgttattgtttctctgtaatactactagACACCTACACATGTAGGATGTTAATTTGAGGCAGTttactacagcaggaaaataatcctgcagcaataggaaatattatgtggattataattgatGCAATTTTTTGTAAGgaatgatacattttttgtaattGAAAATCAAGTCTGttatttcaaagtggaaataacAGACTTCAGaaacctttttaaacctcaaatacactacaagtgttACATTTCCTAAGTTTTTGGAAGCAAACCACTCAATTTCATCCCTACTTTATATCgtcatcgaacatgtcaccctccataggagagggggtgacctcgacaatttattgttaaaacgagaggctgcctggatctttaatttaaagaccatTGTTCCTTTCGGTCTTAACGTAGACTTTTATCTGaggccattcttgtgattattgtgattttgctattgtaaatgtttgtaggcctatgtagccaaattgtatctatgatcaTTTGCTATCCATTCATGTTTTTGGTAAGTTGTTTTTATAtctgagaattaaccaatgatatcaggccacacccggacatgattacagacacctgtgtgtgtcctttgacactatgtgaagacagcttgtctgttaAAACTTtggttattaaattattgcatctgagctcctagaatGTGCGCCTCTCCTTTAATTTTtcaagtgatcaaattaagatcctacatctgtagcaattttatgaagttggctttagctagcccagataTGTTTCCAATCACCCtacctcataactagctaccaagaagAAATTTCAGGctatcaagttagagtagcttgtctaactatctcagctggcatgcctgctggcaaggttggtagactaGAAAAGCAAGCCattactaaatgtactgaatatgACTCATTCATTTCAATATTTTACTCAGATTTGAGTAGAAATGCAAAGTAGCATATTTAGTTtatgaaataaaaaaaacaccaGTCTGTAGGATACAGACAGCTGAAGAGGTATGattagatatgcagaaaaataaCCATGTtggttttacatagaattaagcaCAATGcttatggctctagattgcaggaaaaaaaGCTGTTCCAAATGTTTGAAAAATTCTAGATTCTCCAAATTGGCAAATAGCTGAATTATTGGTGATAATGAACAAAGCAATGTTATACATTCCTAATTAATGACATAATTGCGTTCTGGGTATATTTTGTAAATGAGCTTTTATGATTTTATATTTATAGCCTTTCTCTGGCCGCCCACCCACCAGACATCCTCACATACTTTGTGCCCCCTCGGGTTTTGGGTTGCATGAATCCCCTGTCTGacacagagatagaaagagggaaaTTACTGAATAAGAAATGTTAATTAAGATATAAGAAACTTTTTTCAATTCATATATTGATTAGAGAGGGTTTGATTTGTCCAACATTGATCTAATTAGCATTTTTTTCACCAAGTCAACTGCAACTGCAATATATATTTCTTCAATAAGTCATTGCTTATTGTGCTAACTCAATAGTACTCACCTCTGAGTGATTTGTCCTCATTGGATGAGCAtttatccagaggtaaacaatTCGAACTCACCATGTGAAACAAATGGGTTGGAAAAAAACAACACATGCATCATGAGAAAAGGTCAGATGGCTTTAGACACTCGTGAGTTTGCTCACCAGTTGCGCACAAAGCTATGTCAAAAACAATATTTATTCTCATAAAAATGCACATATGATGCtacatggagagaggggtggagccAAACATTGGAATATAAACTGACCACAGCGTTACGGATTGACAGGCACACGAGAGAGACCACACTATAAAGACTGTCACAATTTTGGCATTGCCTATTAATAAATATATGTTTGTTTCAAACAGAAGAAACACCTGCTGCCTATCATCTATTTCCTCGAATTTACCGACATGAACGTTTTAAAGTTTGTGGTTTTGATTGTTGCAGTTTTTGCGCAGGTTTACTGTGCCCTGGGAACCCCAACCAGCGACGATGGAGATATTTGGTCGATTGAAAACTGGCAGGTAAAACGCACGTCCCTCTTCTGAAGTGCATAGCTAGTTGGTTAGCAGCGAATGTTGTAGCGTCCTGCTACGTTCAAGCTATCATTTTTGGGTTTCACGTTTAGGACATCTTATATGGCAATGGTTGATAGAAGGCTGATCTTACTTATTCACTGTTACAATTATTGTTACAGAGGGATCCGTTGGAAAGTGGCTTTGCCTTCCGAGTGGCTGACCCCATCAAGAGGTCCAACTCGCGGCAGTTTCATGGACTAATTGGGCGAAGCTCAGGTCAATTCAACTTTCATATCTTTTAATTTGGTctggtttttttgtgtgtgtgtgtgtgtgtgtgtgtgtggggggggggggggggtcgtagTTAAATGAGTTTGTAGGCTATAATTTATAGAAATGATAGAAATTTGAATGAATTAAACACATTTCATTTCACAATTTAGGAGTCCCTCAACCGATTCGACTGGGGCAGAAAAGTAGGTTTCGAAAGCATTATTAATTGGCCTGCTTTGGGCTATAGCCTATATTATGTATttctcaaataaaataaatattgtgtgtgtgtttcatcaggAAATAAAGGAGAAATGTATATTGGACTCATGGGTCGAAGGTCCTCAAGTGGAGGTAGAGTCAAGCACTTTACCAGATGATAAATATGTTAGCTATCATTCTTCAGAACAATTTCAATCTAATGTATTTATTCCATATTTGTTTTTTCCAGAGTCACAAGAGGAATGGAACAAGCCCCAGTATTACTAGAGATGAAGATATAACTTGATTGTTCAAAGTTACTGGAATAATCAATGTTGCTCAAAGTATTAATCTAGGTCAAAGCAATCCAATACATGCAACAAAGCTTAATTGATGTAACATAAGGAATGTGTAATAAGGGTCAATAATTATTTGACCCGTGTTTAAACTGCGTCAGGGATTTGCTGCAACTAATTGACATGTTATGCCTTCCTTAACTGTATCATTCTGTACTCTTCTTTGCAATACAAGCCGCTTGTTATGTTCAGTCAAGTATTTTGTTGTTGCATAATATTAGATGGATTGTTGCGCAAACAAACAGGTATTTGTCTAATGTAAGATAATTAACACGTCCCATCACTGAGAGCATTACTGAACTTCAAGATTCATTAAAATTGAAAAGTTATTTGCTTTTCTGTGCTTCATATCAAATGCTGATAATTTGTCAGTGAACCCCTACACATCTATGTGGCAAAGGCTCAATGCTGTTCACATTTCCTTAATAAAAACAATTTGTTCAATCAAGTGCACTTTTTGTAGTGTTCATTTGCTTTCAACTGTGTAGATTTACCAGCTTGGTGCCGGTCATGGAACGGAGATGAAACCACTAGACTGATCCATGCACCCGAGACAGCAACACATTGCAGTGTGTAGTGGCAATTGGTTGGGGAAACAGAGGATGCTGCCCAAGAAAGTTCAGAAAGAACACCTTGCACACAGGATCAAGACATTTTGGAGTTTAGATTTATTGGAGAGGAAGCAAGTACAAAAGCAGGTGCACACAACTTATCTACATATTAATGCTGTACAGAGGTACTGCTGACTGCTGTGCAGCAACAGTGGTCTACTGCTCTTTTGATAGCTTATTAAACAAATGCTTGTATGAAGGTGAACATTATGACCACACACACTGGTTTCAGATAAACTGAGTGTCTTTCTATAGCTGCCATGACTGGCACAGGAGGAAACATCAAGACAACACATCCCACAGCAACATGTTGGGAGGCAAAATATGAAAGGCAGAGGTAAAGGAGAATTGTTTTGGGGAAATTAACAGCTGACCTGTTGTAGCAGTGTTTTCTCAGGTTCCAGTGAAATGAGCTGCAAGTTGACCTGCTATAATACCTCTGTGTGATGTTAGGCCAAGTTAGCATCTATTCATGCCAAAGATGCTGACATTATACAGACTCTTTGAAGACCCATGAATCAAAATCATACCCCAAAATATACTGGACAGTGTACAATCTAGTTTTAGAGAGTCAAAATAAGGAAGTAAACAATCTGATGGGCAGGTATATTTCAAGGCCTTTTACTTAACATTCAAAAGCAGAAGGAATGAATGAAGCCGGACAGGCCCAAAACTATTTTAACATGCAATTTAACTTGGACATCCAACACGAGTGCTTATATTCTGAAAATAATCATAACGCCAAATTATTGGAGTATTAGTTTCCTAGTTCAACCTGGATTCATTGAAATATGACGGTGAAATATACAGTTTTTTCGGCAGCCTTGAAGAAATACCTCCTCTCAGATTCTGAGCTTGTTTTGTTTCTCCCCTCTGACATACAAATACACGGATCAAATagcttatttttttaaacacacaagAAAGAACCCAAAAACACAAAACGGAATAAAAACTCAAAACTCTACACAATGATTAACACTATTTCAGAATGACAGTGAAGTTTGTCAATCCTTTACTGTGTTAATAAAGAGTTCACTTTTGACATATGGTCAGTAAAGGCCATTTCTTCTGCAACTATAAAGATGTGCACTTTATATATTTGTTGCCCTATTGTGGCTATAAATTCTAGAGATGAGGGCCATACGTCGCTGTGGAAACTCAAACTCTTTATATACACACAGCAGATGGAGATCATTTCTGGTTTCATCCCATGTATATGCACAATCAGTCTAACAGTCAGTAACATCCATTATTTTATCCTTATACACATAAGCAGACATAAAATGGGTTGACCACAGCGCAAGACAAATAGTCTCTTTTGCTGTGTACTACATGCATTTGCTTGTTCCTCTGCAACATGTTAGAGAAAATCTCTTCTAACTGACACGTTCTAATCTAGTTCTCAGTACGGCTAGGAAACCAGTCCTGCACATTTTAAAAACTTTCTTCAAATATACTTTGTCTTGCTAAACCTGTACTATAAAATCTTCTCTCCATCATTTAAATATATTGACAGCATGACTTGAACTTGACATCAAATTCGCACTTCGGCCTCAGGCAGAGCCTGACTGAGAATTCcagttcttctcctcctcccccaaagTGTTTACTTGTGCACTCTTCCTCATGGATTTACAAGGAATGGATTGGGGTAAGGAACTTCCTCCAGCCAACGTTTTCACCAGTCCGATACTTTTAAATAATTTAAAGAGTGCAGACtgtggagagaaggggaagaaagGGAATTGGCAATCTTTCAGGAAGCCAAATGTAAAATAGCTTAAAAAGGACATGAGCCAAAACAGCTTAAAACAGTGGTAAAACCAAACagaagtttaaaaaatatatttaaaaaaataaagtaaaataaagCCCAAACCAAACAGAAAATATTAAAGACAATCAAGACACATGGATACATTGTTGTGTTACCTCAACCCCTCCCCAGAAAGACAGCTATATTCCCATACGTACTAACTGACTGGCTCACAAGGTTAATGCGGTTCTACTGAGAAGTTGTGTGAGGCAAGCTAGGGTCTAGATTCAAGCAACCCACCATCAGTATTCTTGTTGCTATTATGATCTACTACTTAAGCCTGGTTAGGACTCTCAATAATCATGATCAATAATTCTGCACTAACACAGTGTACTGATCAAAAAGTTGTTTGAAGTAAACTATCCTGATAGAGAGCTTTGAACCCAGGTCATTGTGTTGGAGAGTTGGCGTGGTATGGTGTAGGGGGAAGAAGTGTCCTATGTTCCTTTAGGTGGGGTCCACTTTAAGGCAGTGGGTTCAATAGTCTTGCTGCTGCCACGCTTGGTCTCCTTGGCTTTCCAGTCGTCGATTAGGTCCTGGAGGAGATAGTTAGCATATTAGCCTCAGAAGCCAAGGTTTGTCACGCTCCGTTCCAAAACCTGTGGAAGTTCTCCTCAGGAAGACAAAAAAATGGACAGACAACAGTGGTATAGATGGAAACTAGACATGTTGCCACTTTTCAAACCCATTAAATATTTAGCATGTttcagtttattttatttattcataCACAACTAACACAGCATAGGCAAACTGACTGACACGGTAGAAAGAGAAACAAAGCAAATTttaaaaagcaacaaaaaaaaagccTCTCCTGAGGGGAAACGTCACTTCTACTCAAAATCCAATACCAAAGGTCTCCAGACTCCCAATAGTAAAGTCATCGTGATGAGATTTGGAAGGATGGCTCCGTGAGGTTAGTAACACGTTAGCACTGCTAGGCTCAATGATAAGTGTATGTCCAAGACAATATCGGGACTGAACTGACGTCTAATGGAATAACCCAAACCCCAACTAATTCCACAGTTAGTTGGAGAAATGTCCTGGCCGTCACACTAAATAATAACTTGTTCTTGGCTGATTAAAGAATAAATATATGAAGAAATGGTAGGTGACATACCTGTCTCTTCAAGACCAGGTGCTTCCCTTTCCAGTACTTGAGCATCTGGAGGGACTGCAGGGTGCTGACAATGTCCACTGGGTTAACGGCTGTCTCCTGGCTGATCTCCTTGATGGAGATCTCCTTCCCCTGGAACTGGTTGAGGtagcgcagcagcacctctttcCAGTAGGACCTGTAGCTGATTAGGCCCAGGTCTGAGAGGGGCCGCTCTGGAGAGCCCACCTTCTCCTCCACCTTAGACAGTAGGTAACCTGGGAGAGGGCAGACCACACACAGGGTTACACAGAGACCAAGGTTAGGGAGAAACCAGGAACACACACGGGGTTACACAGAGGTCAGGTAGAGTTACAGAGAGACCACAAGGTAGTGGCTGTACTCACTGAAGTCAATCAGCATCTTTCCGTAGCCCTGCCTCATGTACTGTGGCATGGTGAGGATACAGGAGACATTGTAGTTCAGGAACGAGTTCTTCTCCTAAAATGGGAGGGCATAGATGTTTTGAGTTTGAGAAAAGCAGTTTATAAATTAAACGTAGCATTATGACTACGACTGACTGGTTACCTTTGAGAAGTAGCCAACAAGATGGCAGCCGGTGTTGTCAGCCTCTGTCATGACGTAGAAGAGGAAGGGCTCCACGTCGTAGTATAGGGTCTTGTGGTCCAGGAAGAGCTTAGCCAGAAGGCACAGGTTTTGGCAGTAGATCTGTGGATGATAGGGTCATTTAGCAGGGCTATGGTCAGAGCAGGGTAGTCATAACATTCACAAGGCAGGATAACATTACATTCCTGGGACCACAGCAATCTCTCACCTTGTTCTTTTTACCGTCCACCTCAAAGACGGAGATGTTTCCCTTTCGATAGATCTCATCCCCTGGTGGGTGTTTCCAGACACACTTGGCCTGTACAGAGGGAGGAACAACACCGACCATCATATAAAACCTATTCAGAACTGAGATCCACTCTGAAACGTCTGAATCCATCCATAAAGAACAATCAGAAAACACCGGAGAAACGAATTGACATGCACCAACGTTCTCACCATGTGCCGGCGCAGGATGGTCAGACTCTTCATGTACTTGAGGCAGAACTCACACATGTAGAGGCGTCCCAGGCGGGCGTACTCCTCAGGGTAGGGCGAGTGGTACCAGGTGTCCAGCTCGTAGCGGCCAAACACGATGGTCTTGATCATGTTGCTGCCCTCCGCCACCTGGCCCTGCAGCTTCTCCTGCAGCAGGCGGAGGaccagggagaggggacagaaaagggaggaggaagagagaggtttgACCAACACagcgagggagaggggcaggcaaAGCGCCACGGGAGGAGAACTCATTACTCTCTGTGGAAGCGACCACAGAGATTACGCTTTCATTTAGAAAAAAAAGGTTAGAAATGTGTGTGGAAAGGATAAGAGAGAGCTTTGATTTAGAAGACTGAAAGGGGAGCCTCTTAAAAGATATTGGCTAGAGTAAATCTAACTCAAAGAGAGCGAAGAAGAACGTCTCCATAAACTACCCGGTCTTGTAACTGACAACACCAGACAGTGTGAGTAGCCAGATTACCCAGAATGCTCCCCGTCTGGCACTGCCCACCATAAACGGTGAGAGCTGGACGTCGACTGGGCCCAGTCCAGAGTCACTAGTACAGGCTCAGGAAAAGAAAGAGGAAAATGGGAGGAAGGGCgatgagttctctctctcttacaagATCCTCCGAAGCACGTGCCTGGGCTTTTCGAAAGAGCTCCAGGTCGTAATCACTTGTGATGTTCTCCAGAAGGGGCTCTCGGTTGTTGCCGTGGGACTGCCGGTGATCCTGGGgcatcagagagggagaagaagccTTTAACCTCAGAACAATCAGCACATCTCTTCAACCGGACACATTATTTACCTTCAACATATCTGTTGTCCGAACAGTTGTCAAACTGTGCTTGCGAGACACTTTTTAATATTGGAAGTATTATATTTGTTTACCTTTCGTATGGGATAAGAGTGTATTACAACGCGTAGGCTACAGCTTTTTCTTCTGGCACTAATGGAAAAGGGTCGTTTTTTCTATCCTAGAGTTTGGATTAGAGGTCAGATCATCACACTCACCATGTACTGGTCTTTCTGCTCTTTTAGCAGACCAGagttcctcttcttcctcatttCCGTCACCTTCTCCTTGTACCTCATCTGTCTCTCCGTTGGGGCCTAATCCATTATGCAATGTTATGAAACGGCCATGATACTGCCTTTAAATCCAAATCCTATTTTACGCTCTATTGCCTTTCTTGAAACATTTACTGCAAGGAGGGACAAATCCAAACCAAAAACAGTAGCGTAGTGATAAAATGAGATGGTTGACCAAATGAAAGGCCCAGGATCAGGATCATAGTACCTGGTGACGGGTACCGTGTCTGTTCTCATCCTGCCGGTGGGACAAAGTCCGCTCCTCCACCTGTTTGTCACGAGAGGAGGCCCTCGTCTGTGAAGAGAAATCCCGTTTGGTAAGCGATCCCTACTAAAGATATGCCTACAGTATGTTGTTTTATTAAGTAGTAGGCAGACAGATGTCAGACACGGTCCTAGAATCCCACACCTCAACACTAAAGCCAACTTCTAAGGTCTTGTAGATTTACCTTGCATTCA contains the following coding sequences:
- the LOC135554168 gene encoding histone acetyltransferase KAT7-like isoform X2 — encoded protein: MPRRKRNAGSSSDGTEDSDFSADHEHTDRIETYGRTRRNTRLTRASMRLSQSSQDSSSVQISPAEVVTFSARRVTRSRSLQQGPPVTPKKYPLRQSRSSGSDTEQHVEDLKRAADQDESPPRTPTGNALSSESDIDVSSPNASHDESLAKELSLKDSGSDLSHRPKRRRFHESYNFNMKCPTPGCNSLGHLTGKHERHFSISGCPLFHNLSVDECKTRASSRDKQVEERTLSHRQDENRHGTRHQDHRQSHGNNREPLLENITSDYDLELFRKAQARASEDLEKLQGQVAEGSNMIKTIVFGRYELDTWYHSPYPEEYARLGRLYMCEFCLKYMKSLTILRRHMAKCVWKHPPGDEIYRKGNISVFEVDGKKNKIYCQNLCLLAKLFLDHKTLYYDVEPFLFYVMTEADNTGCHLVGYFSKEKNSFLNYNVSCILTMPQYMRQGYGKMLIDFSYLLSKVEEKVGSPERPLSDLGLISYRSYWKEVLLRYLNQFQGKEISIKEISQETAVNPVDIVSTLQSLQMLKYWKGKHLVLKRQDLIDDWKAKETKRGSSKTIEPTALKWTPPKGT
- the LOC135554168 gene encoding histone acetyltransferase KAT7-like isoform X1; protein product: MPRRKRNAGSSSDGTEDSDFSADHEHTDRIETYGRTRRNTRLTRASMRLSQSSQDSSSVQISPAEVVTFSARRVTRSRSLQQGPPVTPKKYPLRQSRSSGSDTEQHVEDLKRAADQDESPPRTPTGNALSSESDIDVSSPNASHDESLAKELSLKDSGSDLSHRPKRRRFHESYNFNMKCPTPGCNSLGHLTGKHERHFSISGCPLFHNLSVDECKTRASSRDKQVEERTLSHRQDENRHGTRHQAPTERQMRYKEKVTEMRKKRNSGLLKEQKDQYMDHRQSHGNNREPLLENITSDYDLELFRKAQARASEDLEKLQGQVAEGSNMIKTIVFGRYELDTWYHSPYPEEYARLGRLYMCEFCLKYMKSLTILRRHMAKCVWKHPPGDEIYRKGNISVFEVDGKKNKIYCQNLCLLAKLFLDHKTLYYDVEPFLFYVMTEADNTGCHLVGYFSKEKNSFLNYNVSCILTMPQYMRQGYGKMLIDFSYLLSKVEEKVGSPERPLSDLGLISYRSYWKEVLLRYLNQFQGKEISIKEISQETAVNPVDIVSTLQSLQMLKYWKGKHLVLKRQDLIDDWKAKETKRGSSKTIEPTALKWTPPKGT
- the LOC135554168 gene encoding histone acetyltransferase KAT7-like isoform X3 is translated as MPRRKRNAGSSSDGTEDSDFSADHEHTDRIETYGRTRRNTRLTRASMRLSQSSQDSSSVQISPAEVVTFSARRVTRSRSLQQGPPVTPKKYPLRQSRSSGSDTEQHVEDLKRAADQDESPPRTPTGNALSSESDIDVSSPNASHDESLAKELSLKDSGSDLSHRPKRRRFHESYNFNMKCPTPGCNSLGHLTGKHERHFSISGCPLFHNLSVDECKTRASSRDKQVEERTLSHRQDENRHGTRHQEKLQGQVAEGSNMIKTIVFGRYELDTWYHSPYPEEYARLGRLYMCEFCLKYMKSLTILRRHMAKCVWKHPPGDEIYRKGNISVFEVDGKKNKIYCQNLCLLAKLFLDHKTLYYDVEPFLFYVMTEADNTGCHLVGYFSKEKNSFLNYNVSCILTMPQYMRQGYGKMLIDFSYLLSKVEEKVGSPERPLSDLGLISYRSYWKEVLLRYLNQFQGKEISIKEISQETAVNPVDIVSTLQSLQMLKYWKGKHLVLKRQDLIDDWKAKETKRGSSKTIEPTALKWTPPKGT